The region GAGTCTGTGTGGATGGAGCAGAGGACCAGAGCTGCAGGGAAAGGGGCTTTCTCCATGCTGTCAGAAGTTCGTCCGAGTGCACATGGacaggagcccagaggaggggaagggtcatcgGGCCTTGACAGAGACACTGGAATGGAGCAATATCTGAGGCTGAAACCCTCTCCTGGACAGGGAAGGACATGGCACACTGGGCTGAATGCCTGGCTGGGACACCCCTGAGAGTACAGGCCCAGAGCAACACCCCCAGCCCAAGTAGAGAGCATTTCTTGGTCAGAATGACCTTCATGGTCAGAATGAGCCCAGCAACTTCCTGCCAGACCTCCCAGatgaggagggggtgggaattGAGGGGCCACAGTGTTAAAGGGAGGGAACTCCCTGACGAGCCCTTGGAAGCAGACATTGCTATTGTCCTGTgctgaagaggaaactgaggctccaagtgGCTGAGGAAGGTCACACAGAAAAATCTGGATCCAATTTTTtatcttactgtatttttttccattacaatttaagATCTGTTCTTCACTCTTGTCACTCCCATTGCCAGACACTGGTACCCTCTGACAACAGGAAAGGAAGGCCCctgcatcagcacctgcctcagcCTGAATATCTCCCTGTGACCTGTCCATTCCACATCACTGTCAGTCTGACACTGCCTCTGCTCAAGCAGTGGCAGCACATTCCCTACTAGTCAGCCTCTTGAACACATGGGCTTCCCTCACCCCATTCCCTAGTCCTCATCTCTGAATGCCCTCCCTcgtccttccctctgcctggaacaatCTGCACCgtcacctcccacccctgttCCCTATACTGCCACTGGGAGCAGTGACAACTATAGTTTTGCCCTGATGCAGAGCCAGAGACTAGTACACATTCTCTGTTCCTACCCAACACTGAGACCACCTAACACCAAGGATCAGTCCCACAGGAGGCAGTTTCTCAGTCTAAAACACAGACTCCAATTTCTAAGGGTTTCCCTCAGGGGCTAGAAGGTAAAATTGCAGCCATCCTCAAGATGTCATGCTGAAGGGACACTCCAGTCACCAGTCCCTCCACCTTGCTGGGTTAGGGTGTGGGGGGGCTGTGTCCACAGAGCCCCCAgtccaccacggatgagaataagtctaccaagacatgatctccttggggaggaaaggtggcccatctctcaaaggaaaaagaccaagagccttttcctcaacggcttttattgggtttatttacacaggaattcaagTAAAGCTCactactcattgctgggaagtaaagatcaaataacaaggaactctgaaggcctattttgagtcagggtcagatagctaaagaactgtaaaaaactttaaggaacaaacttacttcttccttggatacttatcatttaattgagagcattctaaacaagcAGTTTCACATGATTTACATAtgtttcttaggcctgatcaccccgggaacccgccctttccaacacagggctgcaccaccctttgtcattgtttcaggcttacaTGGAGCcaagagaagtaaggcagccagagaAGGATTTTCTCGcggacaatgaggactcaggctatgtcaaagccgaggggagagggtccatcaccccattTGNNNNNNNNNNNNNNNNNNNNNNNNNNNNNNNNNNNNNNNNNNNNNNNNNNNNNNNNNNNNNNNNNNNNNNNNNNNNNNNNNNNNNNNNNNNNNNNNNNNNNNNNNNNNNNNNNNNNNNNNNNNNNNNNNNNNNNNNNNNNNNNNNNNNNNNNNNNNNNNNNNNNNNNNNNNNNNNNNNNNNNNNNNNNNNNNNNNNNNNNATTCTGACACTATCTGCAGCAGTGTCAGATCCAATAGGGTAAGGCTCAGTCACACAAAACCACTCTCCTCCTGACTTCAGATACCAACCAGAAGCAGTAGGTATCTGTGGGTCCCCAGTTTACCCACAACTGCAAATCAGAGGTTCTCACAATGCCCTCACTAGATTCAATTAGTCCAGAAGTCCTTCTGGAAGAGTTCTTGGAGGGAATGACAGaatctcattcatttctttagTCACATGGACATTCCTGGAAGGGATGAAAGAGCAAGCAGGAAAGACCCCAATGTGTGTCAGACATGTCGTGTTCCTATAAACTAACAGTGGGTAatcaatatttaacaaatatatatattctgaaacAGAGGTATACAGAGATATATAGAGGTGtactttctaaatatatatttgtttgtttagttgcCTACTCTGTGCCAATCCCAGTGTGGATACTGAGGAATTAGAAATAAATGAGTCCCTGTCATTTCCCCACCGGCATTCTGCCTGAAGATAActgaaaagagggggaaaaaagaatgagtaGGTTGGCTgggtgggtattttttttttgggggggggtgtctactttaattttaacagtttatttaacCCATTATCAAAAATAGTATAGTTTTGCCCTGAGTAGTTGTCTCAGTttattgggcatcatcccacaaaccataaagttgccagttgattcccagtcacagcacatgcctgggttgggggttcagtccccagctgggagagggggtacaagaggctatcagtgtttctcttccacatcaatgtttctttccctctctttcttcctccctccccttctctcaaaataaataaataaaatcttttttaaaagtatagttttACCAATATACACAATAGAGATATTCTACAGACTTCTCTTGCACTTCTTCACAATCCAGTATTTTAAATGGACAGCACATCTTAATTTGGACTAGCCACATGTCAAGAGCTCAATAGGTATGTGCACCTAACTTGTATGGAAAGACATTGCCCTGTGACCTGTGTTCTGTGAATATAGTTTCACTGCTCAGATCCAAACCTCACTGCACCCTTTTATACCCCAGGACCTAGGTACTAATTAAGAAAGAACACTGTGCTCCTCTCCTCAATCCCAAAATAACAATCACATGTACGCCTCGACTGTGGGAGTATCATGCAGGTGAAAATTAAGGCTACATAACATAGCACTGAGCCTGACACAAGGAAGCCTCAATAAAGTCTTGTGGTATTCTGGTTTCTCCCCACATCACCATCATGATTATAATCAGAGCATCCGAGATATTCTGGAGTGCTTAGGAGATGGAGAAATCCATTTCCTGCTCTGGTCTGGGCAACGACTTGGGAAGTTAGGAATGGCCATGGAGAGGACCAGAATTCCAAATGAGAGTTCAAAATccccaacagaaaaaaatgacataaatctCATAAGCCTCTGAGCTGCAACTTCACCTGTTAATGCCCTCTCACCTGGATATCTCCATTGCCCCACTATCTTGGTAATGAAGAGATAAGTTTCTCCATAATTCCTTCTCCATCCACCATCTGCCTTGGTACTCACTGGTTTCTGCTGTATCCCTGCTGGGCCATGACCTAGAAGTTTGGTAATGATAAGGACCCAGGCTCTCTTTCCAGGACTGGCATGAGATAGACTCAGGCATGGATCTCCTGGTGCAGGTAGCTACTCTGGTAGGAACAGACACAGATATGAAGCTTATATGGGACTGACAGCCTGAAGAGCTGAAGGCCCTGGCTAATTATTTACTCCTGTATGGCCCTCAGAGCTCAATGCGCAGAGCTCATAATTAGCAAAATTGGTCCATGTTTTCCTAATCCCAGAGGAATTCCTAATattaacagaagaggaaaaggagaacagTGAACATACTTAGAAGGATGTGGGACTTTCCTCTTCTCAGGAGAAAGCACATCTGTACACTTTGCTTCTTACTTCCATAATCAAGGACCTGAACATAGAATGCAGGctcttttttccttcaggaaATGAAGGCTCCTTTTGGCTTTGATATCTGAAAATCCACTGCATTAATCATGTAAGTTAGGAAGAATTAGGCCTTCTTTAACAAGAATCCAAaaccatttctattttcttagttAAGATTTCTAAAAGgatttacaggaagaagtataaagggcacatggataaaaactaggggtgggtggaaatgggagggaggaggggagacctgggtgggtgggttggggtgggagtaaaaAAATTgcactgcaacaattaaaataaaaaatatttaaaaaaaaaaaaaacagataaagggaaaaaagatttctgtctctaaaagaaactttctatttccctttcttaggggcttttttaaaaaccctcacccaaagacatgcttattgattttagagagaagggaagggaggggaaaagagagagaaacattgtagTGAGAGAtactttgattggttgcctttcgtaGGCCCCTTaaccaggcatgtactctggccaGGAACTGAACTCACAGGCTTCCAGTTTATAGGATggtgctccaatcaactgagccacactggccagagcaaggtgtttttttaagagacaaaagaattatttattgagAGTTTACTATGTGCAAAGTGCTCTTTGCAGCACTGTACatttccaatctttttttttcacttttttcttttttaattgaatttattggggtgacattggttagtaaaattgtataggtttaaGGTATATAGTTCTATattatatcatctgtatattgtattgtgttttcaccaccccaagtcaagctagttttttcattttgttttgggggttttttttttggtgggttttgggttttgtggggttgtttgtttgtttttggttgtttgggggttgttttgttttgtttcgttttgctGATTTAAATGATAGTCcaagttttctctttcattgGTGTTGTTGGTATGCTAGAAAACCATTGACTCTTACAAACTTTATTTCATAACTTGCCACTTTTCTTCAATAAGCCAGAGTATGTAACAAGAGTGCAATCAAAGTGTTAGCTAGGGCAACAGTCCTCAAAGTTTGACTGGGAAGAGACCTATTTCCAAGCCCAGACACTCTTGAAAGGATGGAGTTCCTTGTGGGCTGTTGGCCAGAGGTCTTCCTCAGTTCTCTGCCACATGGGTCTCTCATAGGGAAGCTCACACATGACCATTGGCTCCCAGTAGGACAAGTAACAAAGAGACAAAGTCCAGGAATATGAAACCCAGAGCCTTTTTGTACCCTAATATCAGAAGTGACACCTCATCAGTTTTGCCATGTTGTGTCAATTGAGAGCAAGTCAGTAGACCCAAGGCACACCCCAGAAGATAGGCGTCCACAATAGCATGAACACAGAATCCAGAGTAGATTAGAATCTCCCCAGCATGTAGGCCTCACCCTCTATCAAGACATTGGTTTCTACGCACCACAGTACTGGAGATATGTCTCTGCTTCCCAGCATAGTCCACAATCCATTACACCACAATGCTCTTCAGCAAAATTTCCCTGCAAATAAACTGGCATATGAGTAGAAATCACCTCTGATTTGGTGCTTCAGCAGATCACACCATATTCCTTCAGGTCATGTAGTCCAAAAAAGCCTGTATGGTCTCTATCCCATCACTGGGGTCCCTTCATTGACATCACACCAAGCTGCAGCCACTCAGTGCCCAAATTCAACAAATGTCCCAGTGGCTTCTGATTTCTGCTCATTGGGAAGAGCTCATTGTATTCCAGGATGTATTTTTTTAgcttactttgtttttgcagatcctaaaattaaaataaatgtgcttGGGGcctgcttcagttttcttctggTTGATAAAGTGAATATGGGAATGATGGTACTTTGCAACCTCCCACATTCTACTCACACATTCCTCCTAGCTCAGAGAACTCTGGATGATGAATTTAGAGATTGGTCTGCTATTAAGAGATTGTGTGtagaaagaaaatgtggcaaaACCAAGATGATGAAATAGGAGACACCAGCCTCTATTCCCACACAaaaatcaacaattaaatctattAACAAAAAAAGCTCTGGGAAAGTACAGGAGTCCACCTAAGAAACTTCAATAATACAATGGAACAAAACACCTGAGAATAACCatgcaaaaagaaaggaaaggcagcTTCACTGTGCCGGCACTACACCATCACCCAGGCCATTCAGCACCAAGAGGGAACTCCCCAGCTAGAAAGAGTTGTTACCCTTGtggaaaaagaaagagcagagtGACCAACCAGCTTCTCTAGCCTTTTAGTGCACCATAGCAAGGACCTGtttcattttcaccccacccaAGGAAGAGCAAAAGTTAGACATAAAGACACAGCTAAAAACAAGGAAGAAGTGCAGACACTACTCATATCAGCCACGACAGGATGTAGGACTGGATTAAAAGTGGACACAGAGACCAATGGTACAGAATcaagagcccaggaataaacaaCTGCacatatggtcaactaatatttgacaagggggaTCCCATTAGTTTGCAATCTAAGGAAATTTCAGGTGAAATGTGAACTGGCCCGCATGCATGGAGGGCAAGAAGAAACCAAAGGAAGAAGTAGGTCATtccagattggtaggtggcaATTTTCATTAGTCAGAGAGTTACAGACAAAGCTTGTCTTGGGCAGCCACAAGACAAATAGACTTACACACCTGCCCATCAAATCTTAAAAGCTTATGTACAGTAAAGTACATGACCTTAACTGGGTTCAGTCATGTATAATATCTAGATAATCTCAGCAATACATGCTTACCTCAAGACTATACCCTTGGGTCAGCTTCTAGCTCAGTGTAGGCAAGTGAAATATTCCAAGGACAGGGAGGAAATAAGGAGTCTCTGATTCTCCAAGTCCAGCTCTTGGGTCAACTGGCAGTCACATCTTCTTGGTGAACTCCAACAGACCCAATCATCAGTATTTATAAAAATCTCCAGGGAACTCCAATAAAATCCACAGTtggtggaatactatgcagtagaaagaaagaaggagcttctaccttttatgacagtgtggatggaactggacagcattatgctaagtgaaataagccaggcagtgaaagacaaataccatatgatctctcctataagtggaacctaatcaacaaaacaaagaagcaagcataatataaccagagccattgaaattaagaacaaactggcagtaaccaaaggggaggtggggggagtaatgggagggaaaaggggaaagggtttcaggaacatctataaagaacacatggacaaaaccaaaggaggttaggattgagggtgggaggtggggataactggggtggggggagtggtggcaggaaaatagagacaactgtgcttaaacaaaaaatatatatataacttaaaaaaatagtaaagaagaatggaacaaaaacatagatgatagatagatggataatagatagatagaaagaaaacCAGTGAACTACATTCTCAGGAATTAGCTGAATAAACAGATGTGGCAGATGCAAAAAAATTGTATGGAAAATGCCCTAAAACCATGGGGAAAGATGTAAAGTTTAAGTATATAAGAATTGTGCACTTCACCTGGATACCAGAGTCAATGACCAGACCCTTTCATGCATTTATTATGATGTACAAAGGATCCCATACTCTGACAACTCAATTAAAGACAAGTTAAAAGAAGTAAAGTTCATATATGAAGCATGGAGAGGAATGAAAACCATGAGACTAGAAAGGAATGTGACCAAGGAAACAGTATTCACTGGTCTACATATTTGTTTTGACTAGTTTTTCCAACCACACTCCAAAAAGTGCAAACAGATACTAAGATGAGACTGTTCTGCTGTGGAGCCTCAGGGCACTCTTAATGTccctgttcctcaggctgtagatgaaTGGGTTTAGCAGGGGGGTGACCACAGTGTACGTGAGTGAGGCTGCCACATCCTTTCTAGGACAAGGCAACGATGTTGATCCAAGGTAAACCCCAAAAGCTGTTccataaaataagcaaacaacagaCAAGTGAGAACCACAGGTGGAGAAGGCTTTATACTTCCCACCTATTGATGGGACTCTCAGAATGGAGGAAACAATTTTATAGTATGAAGAAAAGATCCCTGAGAGTGGAACACCACCAGAGATGGTGCTAACAAAATACATGACTATGTTATTGGTGAAGGTGTCAGAACAGGCAAGATGAAGGAGTTGAGAAGGATCacagaagaaattagaaatctttaCATCCTTGAAGCAAGTCAGTTGTAACACAATCAAATTGTGCAGCTGAGGGTCCAAAAGGCTGATTAGAAATGACGCCAAAACTAACAAGCAGCAGAGACATGGATTCATGATGACTGGGTAGTACAGAGGGTGACAGATGGCCACAAGCCGATCATAGGCCA is a window of Phyllostomus discolor isolate MPI-MPIP mPhyDis1 chromosome 8, mPhyDis1.pri.v3, whole genome shotgun sequence DNA encoding:
- the LOC114503775 gene encoding putative gustatory receptor clone PTE01 translates to MHQKVPAGVCFPVSPEEGPQSFIEHKAEGQPIHLFSLVMFQQRCSLAQCPQNLTRVSEFFLMSFSDDPELQSLLFGLFLSMYLVTVLGNLLIILAVSSDSHLHSSMYFFLSNLSLADICFISITVPKMTVDIQTHSRVIAYGDCLTQMSFLILFGCMDDMLLTVMAYDRLVAICHPLYYPVIMNPCLCCLLVLASFLISLLDPQLHNLIVLQLTCFKDVKISNFFCDPSQLLHLACSDTFTNNIVMYFVSTISGGVPLSGIFSSYYKIVSSILRVPSIGGKYKAFSTCGSHLSVVCLFYGTAFGVYLGSTSLPCPRKDVAASLTYTVVTPLLNPFIYSLRNRDIKSALRLHSRTVSS